A genomic stretch from Capricornis sumatraensis isolate serow.1 chromosome 4, serow.2, whole genome shotgun sequence includes:
- the VDAC3 gene encoding voltage-dependent anion-selective channel protein 3 isoform X1 produces the protein MCNTPTYCDLGKAAKDVFNKGYGFGMVKIDLRTKSCSGVEFSTSGHAYTDTGKASGNLETKYKICNYGLTFTQKWNTDNTLGTEISWENKLAEGLKLTLDTIFVPNTGKKSGKLKASYKRDCFSLGSNVDIDFSGPTIYGWAVLAFEGWLAGYQMSFDTAKSKLSQNNFALGYKAADFQLHTHVNDGTEFGGSIYQKVNEKIETSINLAWTAGSNNTRFGIAAKYKLDCRTSLSAKVNNASLIGLGYTQTLRPGVKLTLSALIDGKNFNAGGHKVGLGFELEA, from the exons ATGTGTAACACACCAACTTACTGTGACCTAGGAAAGGCTGCCAAAGATGTCTTCAACAAAGGATATG GATTTGGCATGGTCAAAATAGATCTGAGAACCAAGTCATGCAGTGGAGTG GAATTTTCTACTTCTGGTCATGCTTACACTGATACAGGGAAAGCATCAGGCAACCTAGAGACCAAATACAAGATCTGTAACTATGGACTGACCTTCACCCAGAAGTGGAACACAGACAATACTCTTGGGACAGAAATCTCTTGGGAGAATAAG ttggcTGAAGGGTTGAAACTGACTCTTGATACCATATTTGTACCAAACACAGG aaAGAAGAGTGGGAAATTGAAGGCCTCATATAAACGAGATTGTTTCAGTCTTGGCAGTAATGTTGATATAGATTTTTCAGGACCAACCATCTATGGCTGGGCTGTGTTGGCCTTTGAAGGTTGGCTTGCTGGCTATCAGATGAGTTTTGACACAGCCAAATCCAAACTGTCACAGAATAATTTTGCCCTGGGTTACAAGGCCGCAGACTTCCAGCTGCACACTCATGT GAATGATGGCACCGAGTTTGGAGGCTCGATCTACCAGAAGGTGAATGAGAAGATTGAAACGTCGATAAACCTCGCGTGGACAGCCGGCAGTAACAACACTCGCTTCGGCATCGCTGCTAAGTACAAGCTGGACTGCAGAACTTCTCTCTCT GCTAAAGTAAACAATGCCAGCCTGATTGGACTGGGTTACACTCAGACCCTTCGACCAG GAGTGAAACTGACCCTGTCAGCTCTAATTGATGGAAAGAACTTCAATGCAGGAGGGCACAAGGTCGGTCTGGGATTTGAACTAGAAGCTTAA
- the VDAC3 gene encoding voltage-dependent anion-selective channel protein 3 isoform X2, translating into MCNTPTYCDLGKAAKDVFNKGYGFGMVKIDLRTKSCSGVMEFSTSGHAYTDTGKASGNLETKYKICNYGLTFTQKWNTDNTLGTEISWENKLAEGLKLTLDTIFVPNTGKKSGKLKASYKRDCFSLGSNVDIDFSGPTIYGWAVLAFEGWLAGYQMSFDTAKSKLSQNNFALGYKAADFQLHTHVNDGTEFGGSIYQKVNEKIETSINLAWTAGSNNTRFGIAAKYKLDCRTSLSAKVNNASLIGLGYTQTLRPGVKLTLSALIDGKNFNAGGHKVGLGFELEA; encoded by the exons ATGTGTAACACACCAACTTACTGTGACCTAGGAAAGGCTGCCAAAGATGTCTTCAACAAAGGATATG GATTTGGCATGGTCAAAATAGATCTGAGAACCAAGTCATGCAGTGGAGTG ATG GAATTTTCTACTTCTGGTCATGCTTACACTGATACAGGGAAAGCATCAGGCAACCTAGAGACCAAATACAAGATCTGTAACTATGGACTGACCTTCACCCAGAAGTGGAACACAGACAATACTCTTGGGACAGAAATCTCTTGGGAGAATAAG ttggcTGAAGGGTTGAAACTGACTCTTGATACCATATTTGTACCAAACACAGG aaAGAAGAGTGGGAAATTGAAGGCCTCATATAAACGAGATTGTTTCAGTCTTGGCAGTAATGTTGATATAGATTTTTCAGGACCAACCATCTATGGCTGGGCTGTGTTGGCCTTTGAAGGTTGGCTTGCTGGCTATCAGATGAGTTTTGACACAGCCAAATCCAAACTGTCACAGAATAATTTTGCCCTGGGTTACAAGGCCGCAGACTTCCAGCTGCACACTCATGT GAATGATGGCACCGAGTTTGGAGGCTCGATCTACCAGAAGGTGAATGAGAAGATTGAAACGTCGATAAACCTCGCGTGGACAGCCGGCAGTAACAACACTCGCTTCGGCATCGCTGCTAAGTACAAGCTGGACTGCAGAACTTCTCTCTCT GCTAAAGTAAACAATGCCAGCCTGATTGGACTGGGTTACACTCAGACCCTTCGACCAG GAGTGAAACTGACCCTGTCAGCTCTAATTGATGGAAAGAACTTCAATGCAGGAGGGCACAAGGTCGGTCTGGGATTTGAACTAGAAGCTTAA
- the DKK4 gene encoding dickkopf-related protein 4 has product MMLVVLLGLGWLCAPLGALAMDFSVKNSADEQGAQEDSWCVSDEDCGAGKFCVRLWNEKPFCATCRRTRRRCQHVNMCCPGMLCVNNVCTLREDVRPKVERETKAHTVQQDKRTRRPSIGTPPPEKVLGQFQRCKCKAGLVCRSQVAHRHRRRLKVCQKP; this is encoded by the exons ATGATGCTGGTGGTCCTGCTGGGGCTCGGCTGGCTGTGCGCCCCCCTGGGAGCCCTGGCTATGGATTTCAGCGTTAAGAACTCTGCTGATGAACAAGGGGCCCAGGAG GACTCATGGTGTGTGTCTGACGAAGACTGCGGTGCTGGAAAATTCTGCGTCAGACTTTGGAATGAGAAACCGTTCTGCGCCACCTGCCGTAGAACACGGAGGCGGTGCCAGCATGTCAACATGTGCTGCCCCGGGATGCTCTGCGTGAACA ATGTCTGTACTCTACGGGAAGACGTACGGCCAAAGGTGGAGAGGGAGACAAAGGCGCACACAGTTCAGCAAGACAAACGCACGAGGAGGCCAAGTATTGGAACGCCACCACCCGAGAAGG TTCTGGGTCAGTTCCAGCGCTGTAAATGTAAGGCCGGGCTAGTGTGTCGGAGTCAGGTGGCTCATCGACACCGCAGACGGTTGAAAGTGTGCCAGAAACCCTAA